The following coding sequences lie in one Chlamydiales bacterium genomic window:
- the rsfS gene encoding ribosome silencing factor, giving the protein MNLDPQFILNSVAQTIFDKKGFNILVIDVRDVSTLTDYFVIAEGSADRHVQAIASSVVDTLKNLGAAPTHVEGKNSGDWIVIDDFNIIVHLFMPGIRDLYGLEELWRDGKIVDVAIQTGNTSK; this is encoded by the coding sequence ATGAATCTTGATCCTCAATTTATTCTTAATTCAGTAGCTCAAACTATTTTTGACAAAAAAGGATTTAATATTCTTGTTATAGATGTTAGAGACGTATCAACTCTTACAGATTATTTTGTCATTGCAGAAGGCTCTGCTGATCGGCATGTTCAAGCTATTGCCTCTTCAGTAGTTGACACGCTAAAAAATCTGGGAGCTGCCCCCACTCACGTAGAGGGAAAAAATTCAGGGGACTGGATTGTAATTGATGATTTCAATATTATAGTTCATCTATTTATGCCAGGAATAAGAGATCTCTATGGTCTTGAAGAGTTGTGGCGTGATGGAAAAATTGTGGACGTAGCAATACAAACTGGCAACACAAGCAAATAA
- the fabF gene encoding beta-ketoacyl-ACP synthase II, translating to MNSNKKRVVVTGMGLVSCFGSDVDVFYDKLLAGTSGIVPIEEFPCAEYPTRFAGSVKNFDTENYLDKKQARRVDPFIRYAIVAGKRALEHAGFAKESLDKLNKERCGVIIGSGMGGMSTFADGVKTIEEKGCRRLTPFFVPYIITNMGGALLGIELGFMGPNYSISTACATSNYSIIAAANHIMQGDADLMICGGSEAPLCPIGVSGFVACKALSERNDEPTKASRPWDKDRDGFVIGEGSGVLILESLEHALARNATIYAEYLGGNTTCDAYHMTDPRPDGLGVSLCIEQALRKANISKEAVNYINAHATSTIVGDITEVTAIKKVFGSHTSKIKMNATKSMIGHCLGSASSIEAIATIKAINTNMLHPTINLDNPDPALGDLDPVANCAKPHKIEVALSNSFGFGGHNSCILLAPFKS from the coding sequence ATGAATAGTAACAAAAAACGAGTTGTCGTAACAGGAATGGGCCTAGTTTCTTGTTTTGGTTCGGACGTTGACGTTTTCTATGATAAGCTACTTGCAGGTACTAGTGGAATCGTTCCTATAGAAGAATTCCCTTGCGCCGAATATCCTACCCGGTTTGCAGGAAGCGTTAAAAACTTTGATACAGAAAATTACCTCGATAAGAAACAAGCTCGAAGGGTAGACCCCTTTATTCGCTACGCTATTGTTGCAGGAAAAAGAGCCCTAGAACACGCAGGCTTTGCAAAAGAGTCCTTAGACAAGCTCAATAAAGAGCGCTGCGGTGTAATTATTGGATCGGGAATGGGAGGAATGAGCACATTTGCAGATGGTGTAAAAACGATCGAAGAAAAGGGGTGCAGACGCCTAACACCTTTTTTTGTTCCTTATATCATTACAAATATGGGAGGCGCACTCCTTGGAATTGAGCTCGGCTTTATGGGGCCAAACTATTCTATTTCAACAGCTTGTGCAACATCAAACTATTCTATTATTGCTGCTGCAAACCATATCATGCAAGGAGATGCCGATTTAATGATTTGTGGCGGCTCTGAAGCCCCCCTTTGCCCCATCGGTGTTTCTGGCTTTGTCGCCTGCAAAGCACTATCAGAGCGAAATGATGAGCCAACAAAAGCTTCAAGGCCTTGGGATAAGGACCGCGATGGATTTGTTATCGGAGAGGGCTCTGGCGTTCTTATTCTTGAAAGCTTAGAACACGCACTAGCAAGAAACGCAACCATTTATGCAGAATACCTCGGAGGAAACACCACGTGTGATGCCTACCACATGACGGATCCAAGACCAGATGGCCTAGGTGTAAGTCTGTGTATCGAGCAAGCTCTTCGAAAAGCAAATATCTCAAAAGAAGCTGTAAACTATATCAATGCTCATGCAACATCTACCATTGTAGGTGATATCACAGAAGTTACAGCAATAAAAAAAGTTTTTGGATCACACACTTCAAAAATTAAAATGAATGCAACAAAATCGATGATTGGTCACTGCCTAGGATCTGCAAGTAGCATAGAAGCCATCGCAACCATTAAAGCTATCAATACCAACATGTTACACCCAACAATTAATCTAGACAATCCAGATCCAGCCCTGGGTGATCTTGACCCTGTTGCAAACTGCGCCAAACCTCATAAAATAGAAGTTGCCCTTTCCAACTCTTTTGGCTTTGGTGGACATAACTCATGTATTTTACTTGCTCCTTTCAAATCTTAA
- the nadD gene encoding nicotinate (nicotinamide) nucleotide adenylyltransferase: MNIGIYGGSFDPIHFGHINLAIQLKEYHHLDEVWFCPAYSSPFKLSHTTESATHRLNMVALAIETIPGFSVTDIEILREGPSYTIDTVRSFHKHYLGSNKKFFLMIGNDALSSLHLWKEIDELIELAPLLIGNRILSAPSFSGTPALQRAIKKGITPSSIMEISASFIRKRLKNFQYCAHLVPAKVLDYIYKNQLYSIEHES, from the coding sequence ATGAATATTGGTATTTATGGAGGATCTTTTGATCCTATTCACTTTGGTCACATCAACTTAGCTATTCAACTAAAAGAATACCATCATCTTGACGAAGTGTGGTTTTGTCCTGCTTACTCTTCTCCTTTTAAACTATCCCACACTACTGAAAGTGCAACACATCGCTTAAACATGGTAGCTCTTGCAATTGAAACTATTCCTGGATTTTCTGTGACTGATATCGAAATTCTAAGAGAAGGACCATCTTACACCATCGATACAGTTCGCTCTTTCCATAAACATTATTTGGGATCCAACAAAAAATTCTTCTTAATGATTGGAAATGACGCTCTCTCTTCACTCCATCTTTGGAAAGAAATTGATGAGCTTATAGAGCTTGCACCTCTTCTTATTGGCAATCGAATCCTCTCTGCGCCTAGCTTCTCTGGAACACCCGCCCTACAAAGAGCCATTAAAAAAGGCATTACTCCCTCTTCAATCATGGAAATTAGCGCAAGCTTCATTCGTAAAAGACTTAAAAACTTTCAATATTGTGCTCACTTAGTTCCAGCAAAAGTGCTGGACTACATTTATAAAAACCAATTATACTCAATCGAACATGAATCTTGA
- a CDS encoding glutamine synthetase III yields the protein MNPIKKTPSTQFANHVFSHAVMKQMLPKHIYDNIVSAANGSENINSTYLDTIAHAMKEWAISFGATHFTHWFQPLTGMSAEKHDAFINLETSDTIIENFSGKELIQGEPDASSFPSGGLRNTHEARGYTAWSPSSPVFLWKLGNSLTLTIPSIFYSWTEHALDSKIPLLRSDKKLSCAVLRLLNLINVKASSVFSTLGIEQEYFIIDKSLRDLRADLVLLGRTVFGASPAKAQELQDHYFGAIKERVMLYMQEFEERALELGIPVRTRHNEVAPAQHEIAPIFEKTSLAIDHNLLLMELMRQVAEKHDLSVLLHEKPFAKINGSGKHCNWSLSTDTGINLLDPTETPENNLTFLILVTAVLHAVDKHAELLRASIGSLGNDSRLGGHEAPPAIISVYLGSAMEAFLDNIEKEGTHTSSKKAQFNIDISGIPTLSKDHADRNRTSPFAFTGNKFEFRAVGASANPSLAITTLNAIVAESLNEILDKITCSLTQEKQAHNELSKYVIPIIQSYLKNSKRVRFSGDNYSLLWQEEAKRRGLACHKNALSAFEIFHHQKTHLLFKDIFSKNELLSRYSILKDTYINALNIQTRLMLELFNTQILPACLNYQKMFAKSLLSLKDLGLSSSLQTQRLKELLLAIDDAIENANLLISYFHNKENDLNFIISKLIPSSELLRKKVDLLEQIVDDKKWPLPKYREMLFII from the coding sequence ATGAACCCTATTAAAAAAACACCCTCTACACAATTTGCAAACCATGTTTTTTCCCATGCTGTCATGAAACAAATGCTTCCAAAACATATCTATGACAACATAGTAAGTGCCGCAAATGGCAGCGAAAACATAAATAGTACTTATCTTGATACAATTGCACATGCCATGAAAGAGTGGGCCATTAGCTTTGGCGCAACCCACTTTACACATTGGTTTCAGCCACTAACAGGCATGTCAGCAGAAAAACATGATGCCTTTATTAACTTAGAAACAAGCGATACGATTATTGAAAATTTTTCTGGAAAAGAACTCATCCAAGGAGAGCCTGATGCTTCTTCATTTCCATCTGGGGGGCTAAGAAATACTCATGAGGCAAGAGGTTATACTGCATGGTCTCCATCATCTCCTGTATTTTTGTGGAAACTTGGCAATAGCCTAACACTTACCATACCCTCTATCTTCTATTCTTGGACAGAACATGCTCTAGATAGTAAAATTCCTCTTCTTCGCTCCGACAAAAAACTCTCTTGTGCAGTTTTACGCCTGCTAAATCTTATAAACGTAAAAGCCTCCTCTGTATTTTCCACTCTTGGCATCGAACAAGAATACTTTATCATTGATAAATCTTTAAGGGACCTGCGCGCTGACCTTGTACTTCTTGGACGCACAGTATTTGGAGCATCCCCTGCAAAGGCACAAGAACTACAAGATCACTATTTTGGAGCCATCAAAGAGCGCGTTATGCTCTACATGCAAGAGTTCGAAGAGCGCGCATTAGAACTTGGTATTCCAGTAAGAACAAGGCACAATGAAGTAGCTCCAGCACAACATGAGATAGCACCCATTTTTGAAAAAACATCTCTTGCAATCGATCACAACCTGCTTCTTATGGAGCTCATGCGCCAAGTTGCAGAAAAGCACGATCTTTCTGTCTTACTGCATGAAAAGCCTTTTGCAAAAATTAATGGCTCTGGAAAACATTGCAATTGGTCATTATCTACCGATACAGGAATTAATCTCCTTGATCCAACAGAAACTCCTGAAAACAATTTAACATTTCTTATTCTAGTTACAGCCGTACTTCATGCTGTAGACAAACATGCAGAGCTTTTAAGAGCATCCATTGGCTCTCTTGGAAATGATTCTCGTTTAGGAGGGCATGAAGCGCCACCTGCTATTATCTCTGTTTATCTAGGATCTGCTATGGAAGCTTTTCTTGATAATATAGAAAAAGAGGGCACTCATACATCCAGTAAAAAAGCTCAATTCAACATAGACATCTCTGGAATACCAACGCTTTCAAAAGACCATGCAGATAGGAATAGGACATCTCCTTTCGCTTTTACTGGCAATAAATTTGAATTTCGAGCCGTTGGTGCATCTGCAAATCCTTCACTTGCAATTACAACCTTAAATGCTATCGTAGCTGAGAGTCTAAATGAAATTCTGGATAAAATAACCTGTTCATTGACGCAGGAAAAACAAGCCCACAATGAGCTTTCAAAATATGTCATACCCATTATTCAATCTTATCTAAAAAATTCCAAACGAGTGCGTTTCTCCGGTGACAATTACTCTTTACTCTGGCAAGAAGAGGCCAAAAGGCGAGGACTTGCTTGTCACAAAAATGCCCTTTCAGCCTTTGAAATTTTCCATCATCAAAAAACCCACCTCCTTTTTAAAGATATTTTCAGCAAGAACGAGCTTCTAAGTAGATACTCTATCTTAAAAGATACCTATATAAATGCTCTCAATATTCAAACGCGCCTAATGTTAGAACTTTTTAATACACAAATCCTTCCAGCTTGCTTAAACTATCAAAAAATGTTTGCAAAATCTTTGCTCTCATTAAAAGATTTGGGTCTATCCTCTTCTTTGCAAACCCAAAGACTTAAGGAGCTACTTCTTGCTATCGATGATGCCATAGAAAATGCAAATCTACTTATCTCTTACTTTCATAACAAAGAAAATGATTTGAATTTCATTATCAGTAAACTTATACCAAGCAGTGAACTCTTGCGAAAAAAAGTAGATTTACTAGAGCAAATTGTTGATGATAAAAAATGGCCGCTTCCCAAATATAGAGAGATGTTATTTATAATATGA
- a CDS encoding inorganic pyrophosphatase, producing the protein MNSLYKAHPWHGIDIGEEAPKVVSCYIEIVPSDTVKYELDKVSGLLKVDRPQKYSNYCPALYGLIPQTFCGKLSGEYCAKKAGITTIVGDDDPLDVCVLSEKPILRGDILLQAIPIGGFRTIDKGDADDKIIAVLKGDLVYGNIQDISECPTHLIDRLHHYFLTYKEHPGSTAPSTLEVIKIYGKEEAHEVIELARRDYQNSFPQIYKNFKTMQEKS; encoded by the coding sequence ATGAATTCTCTTTACAAAGCACACCCCTGGCATGGCATTGATATCGGAGAAGAAGCCCCTAAGGTAGTCTCTTGTTATATTGAAATCGTACCCTCTGACACTGTAAAATATGAACTTGATAAAGTTAGTGGTTTGTTAAAGGTGGATAGACCTCAAAAATATTCCAACTACTGCCCTGCGCTCTATGGTCTTATCCCTCAAACTTTTTGCGGTAAACTTTCTGGAGAGTACTGTGCAAAAAAAGCTGGCATCACAACCATTGTTGGAGATGATGATCCTCTCGATGTCTGTGTTCTTTCAGAAAAACCGATATTAAGGGGTGACATCCTTCTTCAAGCAATACCCATTGGCGGTTTTCGCACTATAGACAAGGGAGATGCTGATGACAAGATCATTGCTGTCCTTAAAGGCGATCTTGTGTATGGAAATATACAAGATATCTCCGAATGTCCAACGCATCTCATTGACCGCCTACACCATTACTTCTTAACCTATAAAGAACACCCAGGCTCCACAGCTCCATCCACATTAGAAGTTATAAAAATTTATGGAAAAGAAGAAGCTCACGAAGTGATTGAACTTGCAAGACGGGATTATCAAAATAGTTTTCCTCAAATTTACAAAAATTTCAAGACAATGCAAGAAAAATCTTAA
- a CDS encoding HAD-IB family hydrolase codes for MAKNQIFNAFQHNYISAFDLDKTLLNCNSSLSFSRFLYKQGLFSLIDQIYALYICLSYKILHTPLDSLHTKAFNHLFKGRKETIFEEMAMQFVTKSISSMIYEPAMRRLLQAKNRGHYILLLSSSPEFLVKPIAEALSITNWKGTYYETDKTGNFQSISLLMNGQEKAKQLSCTMQTLNISQANTTAYSDSEDDLPFLQTAGIRVGVNPTKELRLLCSTHNWEILENEPY; via the coding sequence ATGGCCAAAAATCAAATTTTCAATGCGTTTCAGCATAACTACATTAGTGCATTTGACTTAGATAAAACTCTGTTAAACTGTAACAGCAGCTTATCATTTAGCCGTTTTCTTTATAAACAAGGTTTGTTTTCTCTAATCGACCAAATTTATGCTCTCTACATCTGCCTCAGCTATAAAATATTACATACCCCTTTGGACAGCCTTCATACTAAAGCCTTTAATCACCTCTTTAAAGGACGCAAGGAGACTATTTTTGAAGAAATGGCAATGCAATTTGTCACTAAAAGTATCTCTTCAATGATCTATGAGCCTGCTATGAGGCGCTTGCTCCAAGCAAAAAATCGAGGTCACTACATCCTTCTACTCTCTTCTTCTCCAGAATTTTTAGTAAAACCCATTGCAGAAGCACTGAGTATTACAAACTGGAAAGGAACATATTATGAAACGGATAAAACAGGCAACTTTCAATCTATTTCCCTTTTGATGAATGGACAAGAGAAGGCAAAACAGCTATCTTGTACCATGCAAACATTAAATATTTCTCAGGCTAATACTACAGCCTACTCTGATAGCGAAGACGACCTGCCCTTTTTACAAACGGCCGGAATTAGGGTAGGCGTTAACCCAACTAAAGAGCTGCGCCTACTGTGCAGTACACACAACTGGGAGATTCTTGAAAATGAACCCTATTAA
- a CDS encoding Glu/Leu/Phe/Val dehydrogenase dimerization domain-containing protein: MVLELNEIPLADFEKVIEVINRPAGLHAFIALHNTSMGPTLGGTRIYPYANRNDALTDVLRLSEGMTYKSALAGTGFGGGKSVIIANPSKDKNADLLMAFGEAVHALGGQYICAEDVGSTKEDMLEIRKKTPYVVGLPLSTSSGDPSPFTAWGVFIGIQATAKKLWGSINLQGRTIVIQGLGSVGAKVADLLFWQGANLILSDIDLVKAEALGRLYNAEVVSPDAITQVKCDIFCPCALGGILNAKSIPLLQCEAIAGAANNQLLTHEDGVLLHQRGILYAPDFIINSGGLINVSCELERLYNPRKSLQSTNAIYDTLLSIYNTSEKENLSTNETAIELAKYKIQHGIGRRTEAPCFKAY; the protein is encoded by the coding sequence ATGGTACTAGAATTAAACGAAATTCCTTTAGCTGATTTTGAAAAAGTTATCGAAGTAATTAATAGACCAGCAGGCCTACACGCTTTCATTGCATTACATAATACGTCCATGGGGCCAACTCTTGGAGGTACCCGCATTTATCCTTACGCCAATAGAAACGACGCTCTTACGGATGTACTTCGCCTATCTGAGGGTATGACCTATAAATCAGCGCTTGCAGGAACAGGATTTGGCGGTGGAAAAAGCGTCATTATCGCAAACCCTTCCAAAGATAAAAATGCAGACCTATTGATGGCATTTGGCGAAGCAGTGCACGCCCTTGGAGGACAGTACATCTGTGCAGAAGATGTTGGCTCTACAAAAGAAGATATGCTCGAAATTCGCAAAAAAACGCCTTATGTTGTGGGACTTCCATTAAGCACAAGCAGCGGCGATCCAAGTCCATTTACTGCATGGGGTGTATTCATAGGAATACAAGCTACTGCAAAAAAATTATGGGGATCTATCAACCTACAAGGTCGCACAATTGTCATCCAAGGTCTTGGAAGTGTCGGAGCAAAAGTTGCAGACCTTCTCTTTTGGCAAGGAGCAAACCTCATTCTAAGCGATATTGATTTAGTAAAAGCAGAAGCTCTTGGTCGCCTCTATAATGCTGAAGTCGTCTCACCAGACGCCATTACCCAGGTTAAATGCGATATTTTTTGCCCTTGCGCACTTGGCGGCATTCTAAATGCAAAAAGCATACCTCTTCTACAATGTGAAGCCATAGCAGGAGCTGCCAATAATCAGCTTTTAACTCATGAAGATGGTGTACTCTTACACCAAAGAGGAATACTTTATGCACCCGACTTTATTATCAACTCAGGTGGTCTTATCAATGTTTCTTGCGAGCTAGAAAGGCTTTACAATCCTCGTAAATCCCTTCAAAGTACTAATGCCATTTATGATACTCTTCTGAGTATCTATAATACGTCAGAAAAAGAAAACCTCTCAACGAACGAAACTGCTATTGAGCTTGCAAAATACAAAATTCAGCATGGCATAGGCAGAAGAACAGAAGCTCCTTGTTTTAAAGCCTATTAA